In Mustela nigripes isolate SB6536 chromosome 2, MUSNIG.SB6536, whole genome shotgun sequence, a single window of DNA contains:
- the IFRD2 gene encoding interferon-related developmental regulator 2 isoform X2 has protein sequence MPRARKGSAPRKGAQRRGAGARSSTQADSGSSEDEAVSEARSTTSECPSLLSTAAEDSLGGDAAEEQGQQEDLEEKLKEYVDCLTDKSAKTRQGALESLRLALASRLLPDFLLERRLTLADALEKCLKKGKGEEQALAAAVLGLLCVQLGPGPKGEELFHSLQPLLVSVLSDSTASPAARLHCASALGLGCYVAAADVQDLMSCLNCLESVFSRSCAVGGSTVPVVPASQHGLLCAALQAWALLLTVCPSAHISHILDRQLPRLPQLLSSESVNLRIAAGETIALLFELARDLEEDFLYEDMEALCSALRTLATDSNKYRAKADRRRQRSTFRAVLHFVENNELLRDIFGLGPVLVLDAAALKACKISRFEKHLYNAAAFKARTKARSRVRDKRADLL, from the exons ATGCCCCGCGCCCGTAAGGGCAGCGCGCCCCGCAAGGGCGCCCAGCGCCGCGGAGCGG GTGCCCGGAGCAGTACCCAGGCTGACTCAGGTTCCAGTGAGGACGAGGCCGTCAGTGAGGCCCGCAGCACCACCAGTGAATGCCCCAGCCTCCTTAGCACTGCAGCCGAGGACAGCCTTG GGGGGGATGCCGCGGAGGAGCAGGGCCAGCAGGAAGACCTTGAGGAGAAGTTGAAGGAGTATGTGGACTGCCTCACAGATAAGAG TGCCAAGACCCGGCAGGGTGCTCTTGAGAGCCTTCGCCTGGCCCTGGCATCCCGCCTACTCCCCGACTTCTTGCTGGAGCGCCGCCTCACCCTGGCTGATGCCTTGGAAAAGTGCCTCAAGAAAG GGAAGGGTGAGGAGCAGGCGCTGGCCGCTGCAGTGCTAGGCCTGCTCTGCGTGCAGCTGGGCCCTGGACCCAAGGGCGAGGAGCTCTTCCACAGCCTGCAGCCCCTCCTGGTGTCTGTGCTCAGTGACAGCACAGCCAGCCCTGCTGCCCGGCTCCAC TGCGCTTCTGCTCTTGGCTTGGGGTGCTATGTGGCTGCTGCCGATGTCCAG GACCTGATGTCTTGCCTCAACTGCTTGGAAAGCGTTTTCAGCCGGTCCTGTGCAGTGGGTGGCTCCACAGTCCCTGTGGTCCCTGCCAGCCAGCATGGCCTACTCTGCGCTGCCCTGCAGGCCTGGGCTTTGCTCCTCACCGTCTGCCCCAGTGCCCATATCAGCCACATCCTGGACAG gcagCTGCCCCGGCTGCCCCAGCTCTTGTCCAGCGAAAGCGTGAACCTGCGAATTGCTGCCGGCGAGACCATCGCACTACTCTTTGAGCTTGCCCGGGACCTTGAG GAGGATTTTCTGTACGAGGACATGGAGGCCCTCTGCAGCGCCCTGCGGACCCTGGCCACCGACAGCAACAAGTACCGTGCCAAGGCTGACCGGCGGCGGCAGCGTTCCACCTTCCGTGCCGTGCTGCATTTCGTTGAG AACAACGAGCTCCTCCGTGACATCTTTGGCCTGGGCCCTGTGCTGGTGCTGGATGCCGCCGCCCTGAAGGCTTGCAAGATCTCACGTTTTGAGAAG CACTTGTACAACGCTGCTGCCTTCAAAGCACGGACCAAGGCACGCAGCCGCGTGCGGGACAAGCGGGCAGACCTCCTCTGA
- the IFRD2 gene encoding interferon-related developmental regulator 2 isoform X1 yields the protein MPRARKGSAPRKGAQRRGAGARSSTQADSGSSEDEAVSEARSTTSECPSLLSTAAEDSLGGDAAEEQGQQEDLEEKLKEYVDCLTDKSAKTRQGALESLRLALASRLLPDFLLERRLTLADALEKCLKKGKGEEQALAAAVLGLLCVQLGPGPKGEELFHSLQPLLVSVLSDSTASPAARLHCASALGLGCYVAAADVQDLMSCLNCLESVFSRSCAVGGSTVPVVPASQHGLLCAALQAWALLLTVCPSAHISHILDRQLPRLPQLLSSESVNLRIAAGETIALLFELARDLEEDFLYEDMEALCSALRTLATDSNKYRAKADRRRQRSTFRAVLHFVEGGECEEESIRFGLEVLYVDSWARRRAYAAFKDVLGSGMHHHLQNNELLRDIFGLGPVLVLDAAALKACKISRFEKHLYNAAAFKARTKARSRVRDKRADLL from the exons ATGCCCCGCGCCCGTAAGGGCAGCGCGCCCCGCAAGGGCGCCCAGCGCCGCGGAGCGG GTGCCCGGAGCAGTACCCAGGCTGACTCAGGTTCCAGTGAGGACGAGGCCGTCAGTGAGGCCCGCAGCACCACCAGTGAATGCCCCAGCCTCCTTAGCACTGCAGCCGAGGACAGCCTTG GGGGGGATGCCGCGGAGGAGCAGGGCCAGCAGGAAGACCTTGAGGAGAAGTTGAAGGAGTATGTGGACTGCCTCACAGATAAGAG TGCCAAGACCCGGCAGGGTGCTCTTGAGAGCCTTCGCCTGGCCCTGGCATCCCGCCTACTCCCCGACTTCTTGCTGGAGCGCCGCCTCACCCTGGCTGATGCCTTGGAAAAGTGCCTCAAGAAAG GGAAGGGTGAGGAGCAGGCGCTGGCCGCTGCAGTGCTAGGCCTGCTCTGCGTGCAGCTGGGCCCTGGACCCAAGGGCGAGGAGCTCTTCCACAGCCTGCAGCCCCTCCTGGTGTCTGTGCTCAGTGACAGCACAGCCAGCCCTGCTGCCCGGCTCCAC TGCGCTTCTGCTCTTGGCTTGGGGTGCTATGTGGCTGCTGCCGATGTCCAG GACCTGATGTCTTGCCTCAACTGCTTGGAAAGCGTTTTCAGCCGGTCCTGTGCAGTGGGTGGCTCCACAGTCCCTGTGGTCCCTGCCAGCCAGCATGGCCTACTCTGCGCTGCCCTGCAGGCCTGGGCTTTGCTCCTCACCGTCTGCCCCAGTGCCCATATCAGCCACATCCTGGACAG gcagCTGCCCCGGCTGCCCCAGCTCTTGTCCAGCGAAAGCGTGAACCTGCGAATTGCTGCCGGCGAGACCATCGCACTACTCTTTGAGCTTGCCCGGGACCTTGAG GAGGATTTTCTGTACGAGGACATGGAGGCCCTCTGCAGCGCCCTGCGGACCCTGGCCACCGACAGCAACAAGTACCGTGCCAAGGCTGACCGGCGGCGGCAGCGTTCCACCTTCCGTGCCGTGCTGCATTTCGTTGAG GGTGGGGAGTGTGAGGAAGAGTCCATCCGCTTCGGCCTCGAGGTGCTCTATGTGGACAGCTGGGCGCGGCGCCGTGCCTACGCTGCCTTCAAGGATGTGCTGGGATCGGGCATGCACCACCACCTCCAG AACAACGAGCTCCTCCGTGACATCTTTGGCCTGGGCCCTGTGCTGGTGCTGGATGCCGCCGCCCTGAAGGCTTGCAAGATCTCACGTTTTGAGAAG CACTTGTACAACGCTGCTGCCTTCAAAGCACGGACCAAGGCACGCAGCCGCGTGCGGGACAAGCGGGCAGACCTCCTCTGA
- the HYAL3 gene encoding hyaluronidase-3 isoform X1: protein MIMLLGLALVLGVALCLGFGQPLVWAPEHPFSVLWNIPSAHCKTRFGVHLPLEALGITANRGQRFHGQNITIFYKNQLGLYPYLGPGGTAHNGGIPQVVPLDRHLARAAFQIHRSLGRGFAGLAVLDWEEWSPLWAGNWGRRRAYQAASWAWAQRVFPDLSPQEQLHEARAGFEQTARALMEDTLRLGQALQPHGLWGFYRFPACSNGWHGITSNYTGHCHPAALARNTQLHWLWAASSALFPSIYLPPRLPPIYHQAFVRNRLEEAFRVASVGHPHPLPVLAYARLTHRSSGRFLSRDDLVQTIGVSAALGAAGVVLWGDLSFSSSEEECWHLHDYLVGTLGPYVINVTRAAIACSHQRCHGHGRCAWQDEGQLEAFLHLQPDGSPGPWESFGCRCYLGWAGPTCQEPRPEAAA, encoded by the exons ATGATCATGCTGCTGGGCCTGGCCCTAGTGCTCGGAGTGGCCCTGTGCCTAGGGTTTGGCCAACCCCTGGTGTGGGCTCCTGAACACCCCTTTTCTGTGCTGTGGAACATACCCTCAGCACACTGTAAGACTCGCTTCGGCGTGCACCTGCCACTAGAGGCCCTGGGCATCACAGCCAACCGTGGCCAGCGTTTTCATGGCCAGAACATCACCATCTTCTACAAGAACCAGCTTGGCCTCTATCCCTACCTTGGGCCCGGGGGCACAGCTCACAATGGGGGTATCCCCCAGGTTGTCCCTCTTGACCGCCACCTGGCACGGGCTGCCTTCCAGATCCATCGCAGCCTAGGACGTGGCTTTGCTGGCCTGGCAGTGCTAGACTGGGAGGAATGGAGCCCACTCTGGGCTGGAAACTGGGGCCGCCGCCGAGCCTATCAGGCAGCCTCATGGGCTTGGGCACAGCGGGTATTCCCCGACCTGAGCCCCCAGGAGCAGCTCCATGAGGCCCGTGCTGGCTTTGAGCAGACAGCCCGTGCCCTGATGGAGGACACACTGCGGCTGGGCCAAGCCCTGCAACCCCATGGGCTCTGGGGTTTCTACCGCTTCCCAGCCTGTAGCAATGGCTGGCATGGTATCACTTCCAATTACACGGGACActgccacccagctgcccttgcCCGCAACACCCAACTTCATTGGCTCTGGGCTGCCTCCAGTGCCCTCTTCCCTAGCATCTACCTCCCACCCAGGCTGCCACCCATCTACCACCAGGCATTTGTCCGAAACCGCCTGGAGGAGGCCTTCCGTGTGGCCTCTGTTGGACACCCACATCCTCTGCCTGTTCTGGCCTATGCCCGCCTCACACACCGGAGCTCTGGAAGGTTCCTGTCTCGG GATGATCTTGTGCAGACCATTGGTGTGAGCGCAGCACTCGGGGCAGCCGGCGTGGTGCTCTGGGGGGACCTGAGCTTCTCCAGCTCTGAG GAGGAGTGCTGGCATCTCCATGACTACCTAGTGGGCACCCTGGGCCCCTATGTAATCAACGTGACCAGGGCAGCCATAGCCTGCAGTCACCAGCGGTGCCATGGCCACGGGCGCTGTGCCTGGCAAGATGAAGGACAGCTGGAAGCCTTTCTGCACCTGCAGCCAGATGGCAGCCCTGGACCCTGGGAGTCCTTTGGTTGCCGTTGTtacctgggctgggctggccctACCTGCCAAGAGCCCAGGCCTGAAGCAGCAGCATAA
- the HYAL3 gene encoding hyaluronidase-3 isoform X2 yields MIMLLGLALVLGVALCLGFGQPLVWAPEHPFSVLWNIPSAHCKTRFGVHLPLEALGITANRGQRFHGQNITIFYKNQLGLYPYLGPGGTAHNGGIPQVVPLDRHLARAAFQIHRSLGRGFAGLAVLDWEEWSPLWAGNWGRRRAYQAASWAWAQRVFPDLSPQEQLHEARAGFEQTARALMEDTLRLGQALQPHGLWGFYRFPACSNGWHGITSNYTGHCHPAALARNTQLHWLWAASSALFPSIYLPPRLPPIYHQAFVRNRLEEAFRVASVGHPHPLPVLAYARLTHRSSGRFLSREECWHLHDYLVGTLGPYVINVTRAAIACSHQRCHGHGRCAWQDEGQLEAFLHLQPDGSPGPWESFGCRCYLGWAGPTCQEPRPEAAA; encoded by the exons ATGATCATGCTGCTGGGCCTGGCCCTAGTGCTCGGAGTGGCCCTGTGCCTAGGGTTTGGCCAACCCCTGGTGTGGGCTCCTGAACACCCCTTTTCTGTGCTGTGGAACATACCCTCAGCACACTGTAAGACTCGCTTCGGCGTGCACCTGCCACTAGAGGCCCTGGGCATCACAGCCAACCGTGGCCAGCGTTTTCATGGCCAGAACATCACCATCTTCTACAAGAACCAGCTTGGCCTCTATCCCTACCTTGGGCCCGGGGGCACAGCTCACAATGGGGGTATCCCCCAGGTTGTCCCTCTTGACCGCCACCTGGCACGGGCTGCCTTCCAGATCCATCGCAGCCTAGGACGTGGCTTTGCTGGCCTGGCAGTGCTAGACTGGGAGGAATGGAGCCCACTCTGGGCTGGAAACTGGGGCCGCCGCCGAGCCTATCAGGCAGCCTCATGGGCTTGGGCACAGCGGGTATTCCCCGACCTGAGCCCCCAGGAGCAGCTCCATGAGGCCCGTGCTGGCTTTGAGCAGACAGCCCGTGCCCTGATGGAGGACACACTGCGGCTGGGCCAAGCCCTGCAACCCCATGGGCTCTGGGGTTTCTACCGCTTCCCAGCCTGTAGCAATGGCTGGCATGGTATCACTTCCAATTACACGGGACActgccacccagctgcccttgcCCGCAACACCCAACTTCATTGGCTCTGGGCTGCCTCCAGTGCCCTCTTCCCTAGCATCTACCTCCCACCCAGGCTGCCACCCATCTACCACCAGGCATTTGTCCGAAACCGCCTGGAGGAGGCCTTCCGTGTGGCCTCTGTTGGACACCCACATCCTCTGCCTGTTCTGGCCTATGCCCGCCTCACACACCGGAGCTCTGGAAGGTTCCTGTCTCGG GAGGAGTGCTGGCATCTCCATGACTACCTAGTGGGCACCCTGGGCCCCTATGTAATCAACGTGACCAGGGCAGCCATAGCCTGCAGTCACCAGCGGTGCCATGGCCACGGGCGCTGTGCCTGGCAAGATGAAGGACAGCTGGAAGCCTTTCTGCACCTGCAGCCAGATGGCAGCCCTGGACCCTGGGAGTCCTTTGGTTGCCGTTGTtacctgggctgggctggccctACCTGCCAAGAGCCCAGGCCTGAAGCAGCAGCATAA
- the NAA80 gene encoding N-alpha-acetyltransferase 80, producing MGHGRGGGGACAGSQRCCARSRELWIGYGRRDRGGARAKTRPASAPCYDALNRGRSLRGDARRRGGIWRPRENPDQVGRCGPRRLQCVRHTTRGQRGRSEESKPQSEKPASAERGRGASQILPSTSRVDPEIQPGRADRGSCTPELTLSPRLAELTPGSACHPEMTLSPGSTELTLDPAHQPEETPAPNLAELTLEPVHCRPELLDACADLINEQWPRSRASRLHSLGQSSDAFPLCLMLLSPRPTPESLPIVVGHARLSRVLDRPQSLLVETVVVARALRGRGFGRRLMEGLEAFAQARGFRRLHLTTHDQLQFYAHLGYQLGEPVQGLVFTSRRLPATLLKAFPRAPPPRPPCKPLSLTAQTAPRAPKGPALPPPPPLPESLTTSPPPPARPPPQSLLETQYQDLRGCPIFWMEKDI from the exons ATGG GGCACGGTCGAGGAGGAGGTGGAGCCTGCGCTGGGTCACAGCGTTGCTGCGCACGGAGCCGGGAGCTGTGGATTGGCTACGGCAGGAGAGACAGAGGCGGAGCCAGGGCAAAGACCCGACCTGCGTCGGCCCCGTGTTATGACGCGCTGAACCGGGGGCGGAGCCTAAGAGGTGACGCGCGGAGGCGGGGTGGGATCTGGCGGCCTAGGGAAAATCCGGACCAGGTGGGGCGCTGCGGGCCGCGACGGCTGCAGTGCGTCCGCCACACCACTAGGGGCCAGCGCGGGCGGTCGGAAGAATCCAAACCACAGAGCGAGAAACCGGCCAGCGCGGAGCGAGGACGCGGAGCATCCCAGATCTTGCCTTCAACAT CCAGAGTTGACCCTGAGATCCAACCTGGCCGCGCTGACCGAGGATCCTGCACACCAGAGCTGACCCTGAGCCCCAGGCTAGCTGAGCTGACCCCGGGTTCTGCATGCCATCCAGAGATGACCCTCAGTCCTGGCTCCACTGAGCTGACCCTGGATCCTGCACACCAGCCAGAGGAGACCCCAGCTCCCAACCTGGCTGAACTGACCCTGGAGCCTGTGCACTGCCGACCTGAGCTCCTGGATGCCTGTGCTGACCTCATCAATGAGCAGTGGCCCCGAAGCCGAGCCTCCCGCCTGCACTCCCTGGGCCAGTCCTCAGAtgccttccccctctgcctgatGCTGCTGAGCCCCCGCCCCACACCCGAGTCACTCCCCATTGTGGTGGGTCATGCCCGCTTATCACGGGTGTTGGACCGGCCCCAGAGCCTCCTGGTGGAGACAGTGGTGGTGGCCCGGGCTCTGAGGGGCCGTGGCTTTGGCCGCCGTCTTATGGAGGGCCTGGAGGCTTTTGCTCAGGCCCGGGGCTTCCGCCGGCTGCACCTCACCACCCACGACCAGCTGCAGTTCTACGCCCACCTGGGCTACCAGCTGGGTGAGCCTGTGCAGGGCCTGGTTTTCACCAGCCGACGGCTGCCTGCCACCCTGCTCAAGGCCTTCCCCAGAGCACCCCCTCCCCGGCCACCCTGCAAGCCTCTTAGTCTAACTGCCCAGACTGCCCCAAGAGCCCCCAAGGGGCCGGCActgccaccaccccctcccctgcctgagTCCTTGAccacctcacccccacctcctgcGAGGCCCCCTCCACAAAGTCTGCTGGAGACACAGTACCAGGACCTGAGAGGATGCCCCATATTCTGGATGGAAAAGGACATCTGA
- the HYAL1 gene encoding hyaluronidase-1 isoform X1, producing the protein MRPFSPEVSLDPSSAMAIHLLPTYALFLSLLSMAKGSRSPMVPNQPFTTIWNANTQWCLEKYGVDVDVSVFDVVANPGQTFRGPDMTIFYSYQLGTYPYYTSSGEPVFGGLPQNASLETHLARSFKDILAAIPASDFSGLAVIDWEAWRPRWAFNWDTKDIYRQRSRALVWEQHPDWPAPEVEAAARNQFQEAAQAWMAGTLRLGQALRPRGLWGFYGFPDCYNYDFRSPNYTGQCPPGVSAQNDQLGWLWGQSRALYPSIYLPAELEGTGKGQMYVRHRVGEAFRMAMGVGDPSLPVLPYAQIFYDGTNRFLPLDELEHSLGESAAQGAAGVVLWVSWENTKTKESCQAIKEYMDITLGPFILNVTSGALLCSQALCSGHGRCARRPSHPEALLILNPTSFSIQLARGGRPLTLQGALSLEDQMRMAVEFQCRCYRGWKGARCEQQGT; encoded by the exons ATGAGGCCCTTCAGCCCTGAG GTTTCCCTAGACCCATCCTCTGCCATGGCAATCCACCTGCTTCCCACCTACGCCCTCTTCCTGAGCTTGCTCAGCATGGCTAAAGGCTCCAGGAGCCCCATGGTACCCAACCAGCCCTTCACCACCATCTGGAATGCAAACACGCAGTGGTGCCTGGAGAAGTACGGCGTGGACGTGGATGTCAGTGTCTTCGATGTGGTGGCCAACCCGGGGCAGACCTTCCGCGGCCCTGACATGACCATTTTCTACAGCTACCAGCTGGGCACCTACCCCTACTACACATCTTCCGGGGAGCCTGTGTTTGGTGGCCTGCCCCAGAATGCCAGCCTTGAGACCCACCTGGCCCGCTCCTTCAAGGACATCCTGGCTGCCATCCCTGCGTCCGACTTCTCAGGGCTGGCGGTCATCGACTGGGAGGCGTGGCGCCCACGCTGGGCCTTCAACTGGGACACCAAGGACATTTACCGGCAGCGCTCCCGGGCACTGGTCTGGGAGCAGCACCCCGACTGGCCAGCTCCTGAGGTGGAGGCAGCAGCGCGGAACCAGTTCCAGGAGGCTGCGCAGGCCTGGATGGCGGGCACACTCAGGCTAGGGCAAGCACTGAGGCCTCGTGGCCTCTGGGGTTTCTATGGCTTCCCGGACTGCTATAACTATGACTTTCGAAGCCCCAACTATACTGGCCAGTGCCCACCGGGGGTCAGTGCCCAGAATGACCAGCTGGGGTGGCTTTGGGGCCAGAGCCGTGCCCTCTATCCCAGCATCTACCTGCCTGCAGAGCTGGAGGGCACAGGGAAGGGACAGATGTACGTGCGGCATCGCGTAGGGGAGGCATTCCGTATGGCTATGGGTGTTGGGGACCCCAGTCTGCCGGTGCTGCCCTATGCTCAGATCTTCTATGACGGGACGAACCGCTTTCTGCCCCTG GATGAGCTGGAGCACAGCCTGGGGGAAAGTGCAgcccagggagcagcaggagTGGTGCTCTGGGTGAGCTGGGAGAACACAAAAACCAAG gAATCCTGCCAGGCCATCAAGGAGTACATGGACATCACACTGGGGCCCTTCATCCTCAACGTGACCAGTGGGGCTCTTCTGTGCAGTCAAGCCTTGTGCTCAGGCCATGGCCGCTGTGCCCGGCGCCCCAGCCACCCTGAGGCCCTCCTCATCCTCAACCCCACCAGTTTCTCCATCCAGCTTGCTCGTGGTGGCCGGCCCCTGACCTTACAAGGTGCCCTCTCACTTGAGGATCAGATGCGGATGGCTGTGGAGTTCCAATGTCGCTGCTACCGTGGCTGGAAGGGAGCACGGTGTGAGCAGCAGGGCACGTAG
- the HYAL1 gene encoding hyaluronidase-1 isoform X2 codes for MAIHLLPTYALFLSLLSMAKGSRSPMVPNQPFTTIWNANTQWCLEKYGVDVDVSVFDVVANPGQTFRGPDMTIFYSYQLGTYPYYTSSGEPVFGGLPQNASLETHLARSFKDILAAIPASDFSGLAVIDWEAWRPRWAFNWDTKDIYRQRSRALVWEQHPDWPAPEVEAAARNQFQEAAQAWMAGTLRLGQALRPRGLWGFYGFPDCYNYDFRSPNYTGQCPPGVSAQNDQLGWLWGQSRALYPSIYLPAELEGTGKGQMYVRHRVGEAFRMAMGVGDPSLPVLPYAQIFYDGTNRFLPLDELEHSLGESAAQGAAGVVLWVSWENTKTKESCQAIKEYMDITLGPFILNVTSGALLCSQALCSGHGRCARRPSHPEALLILNPTSFSIQLARGGRPLTLQGALSLEDQMRMAVEFQCRCYRGWKGARCEQQGT; via the exons ATGGCAATCCACCTGCTTCCCACCTACGCCCTCTTCCTGAGCTTGCTCAGCATGGCTAAAGGCTCCAGGAGCCCCATGGTACCCAACCAGCCCTTCACCACCATCTGGAATGCAAACACGCAGTGGTGCCTGGAGAAGTACGGCGTGGACGTGGATGTCAGTGTCTTCGATGTGGTGGCCAACCCGGGGCAGACCTTCCGCGGCCCTGACATGACCATTTTCTACAGCTACCAGCTGGGCACCTACCCCTACTACACATCTTCCGGGGAGCCTGTGTTTGGTGGCCTGCCCCAGAATGCCAGCCTTGAGACCCACCTGGCCCGCTCCTTCAAGGACATCCTGGCTGCCATCCCTGCGTCCGACTTCTCAGGGCTGGCGGTCATCGACTGGGAGGCGTGGCGCCCACGCTGGGCCTTCAACTGGGACACCAAGGACATTTACCGGCAGCGCTCCCGGGCACTGGTCTGGGAGCAGCACCCCGACTGGCCAGCTCCTGAGGTGGAGGCAGCAGCGCGGAACCAGTTCCAGGAGGCTGCGCAGGCCTGGATGGCGGGCACACTCAGGCTAGGGCAAGCACTGAGGCCTCGTGGCCTCTGGGGTTTCTATGGCTTCCCGGACTGCTATAACTATGACTTTCGAAGCCCCAACTATACTGGCCAGTGCCCACCGGGGGTCAGTGCCCAGAATGACCAGCTGGGGTGGCTTTGGGGCCAGAGCCGTGCCCTCTATCCCAGCATCTACCTGCCTGCAGAGCTGGAGGGCACAGGGAAGGGACAGATGTACGTGCGGCATCGCGTAGGGGAGGCATTCCGTATGGCTATGGGTGTTGGGGACCCCAGTCTGCCGGTGCTGCCCTATGCTCAGATCTTCTATGACGGGACGAACCGCTTTCTGCCCCTG GATGAGCTGGAGCACAGCCTGGGGGAAAGTGCAgcccagggagcagcaggagTGGTGCTCTGGGTGAGCTGGGAGAACACAAAAACCAAG gAATCCTGCCAGGCCATCAAGGAGTACATGGACATCACACTGGGGCCCTTCATCCTCAACGTGACCAGTGGGGCTCTTCTGTGCAGTCAAGCCTTGTGCTCAGGCCATGGCCGCTGTGCCCGGCGCCCCAGCCACCCTGAGGCCCTCCTCATCCTCAACCCCACCAGTTTCTCCATCCAGCTTGCTCGTGGTGGCCGGCCCCTGACCTTACAAGGTGCCCTCTCACTTGAGGATCAGATGCGGATGGCTGTGGAGTTCCAATGTCGCTGCTACCGTGGCTGGAAGGGAGCACGGTGTGAGCAGCAGGGCACGTAG